The region TTGCTTTTGTACAGGCTATTGTTCATCTAATTATGTTGCAACCATAGATTTTCTTTGCAAAATGGAATATCAGCATTCCGATCCTCTCATAAATCGCCCTCTAGAAATAAAATATAGAGCAATGTAGAGTCCATGTTTTATATCTAATTTTAAGTTGGAAGGATCCACATTAAATCTGATGCATTCAATAAGttggatagaaagaaaggtccATCTTTGTTGAAGCCTACATATTTGTTCAAGCCAAGTACATTATTCCCCAAGCTCAGGGCGCCTTCCTTATTCGCCGATGCGTCCCGACTGAGCTCGAGGCGCCCTCTCCAATAATACACCCCGATCTTTGAGCTTGGGGCGCTCTGCCAAGCACACCTTGGAATCCGGAATGCCAGGCTAGCCTTAACACCCGTCAAGCCGACCTCGCCAAATGCATGATGCGACCTCTCGACGAGCTCGGCCTTGCCAACGACTGTACGCATGTGCGTGCCCACGTCATCCTATGTGGCCGTACATTGTGGTACCACCacgccatgctttgcttgctggccCACAACAGTCAAGAACAGCGCCATGCTACTCCAGCCATACCTTGCTACGACAGTCGACATCTTACTGCTCACAAGGACGGACCGCACTatgcgccacaagcaagctctgtttGCATGCCGTCTCCATTCATGATAGAAACGGGCCACACCTCCGCCACATGGGCGCCGCTACCGCTACACTATAAATAATCCCATCAGGTAATGCCTAAGGGATTTTTGGCTGGACCAACGagatccactctaacttgagcaTTGGAGGATCCTCATCGGAATTACCGGTAAGGCTTTGTACATGCATACAGTCGATTGTGGGAGGTGGCTTTGATCCCTTTCTCCATGCTCCGGCAGTTCCCTTGACTcatccggcgtggtcaccctcgggccaaatttgaaccacaacaatgaTAACCGTAATTAGTGGTCCATATATAGGAGAGAGATACCTTGCTTCCTAATGTGTGGGTTAGAAGACATTAGAGTTTGGAGGGAAAAATAATTGTCCTTCTGCGATAACCTAAAATCTTAGCTTGGGCAACGATGAGTAGCGTGGAAATGCGAATTGCCAGGATACGGTTTTAGGTGCCGCAGAATGAGGTGGCGCTTTTCAGTACCTTATTCTCCTGCATATGGGCGTTTCTTTCAAGCCAATGGAGCGTTAAGCGAAGGTTGCCATTGAGAGCTCCGCCTCACATCATTGCAATTATTCCCCCTGTCTCGGATGTCTCTCAGGCTAATACGAAGCACTAAAAACAGGAAAACAACAGAAATTTGCTACCTCTAATGCATTCTTTAGCTCCATGTCttaaacaaaaacaaaattctGTCGCAAACCTTAGTATGGCGAGGATAAACTTTGAGATTCATGTAAAGTCTGATGGTGAAGTCCTCtagtttattttagaaaacCATGCACCTGGTACCTTATCGGTGAAGCGAGGCTAAACTAACAACGGTACTACTACATAAAAGGCATATTTGGTAAAAATGGAAATAAGCAGTGGCTCCTATTCCCATTTTCATTCCGGTTACAGTAGGGAATAAGAATGCCTCAATAACTCAAAATCCAATTTCGACCCTCTTTTAATATTCAAATTCGATTCCAATTCCAGCACGAACAAATGCATCTGAGAATATTGCCATTTCGAATTTTCATTTTAATTCATTCCAATCCTTATTTCGATTTCAGTTTCGGTCATCAACTAAATGCATATCCATGATTTAGACAAAAGCCACCCCGTGGATAACACGGGGTAATCAATGGGGTAATCAATGCCCAACACAGAGTTCATTGTAATTTAGTTGGAATAGAGATAGCTGGACTGCTCTCCAATCAGCTTGTCACAGCTCTAGTTAAGGTTTCCTTTATATAGAGGATAATGTTTTTTTCTATGATGTCTGGTAAAAGTTTTGACCAAGTTAGATGTTTATCTGTCCAGTTCAACCAAAGCTTAGATTGAGTGAGCCTTGCTTCAGCTAGCCTCGCCCAAGTTATTTCAATCACTAAAgagtaattattttatttgatttggtTTTCGGACCCTCTTCATTCCTTTAATTGGACTTGCCTATATCAAAACGAGGAAACATGTTGGTTGGTTACCCCCCATCTTTTACATGCAGGCACTTCAGACATGAAAACTTTTCACGACAAGAGATTGATTTATCTAGCAACGAATTAACgagtaaataataaaatatcttCATGGATTTGTGTTTTTGTAactccgtttttttttttttctttctagaaCGAAcaaacaattataatttcaatGCCCAAAAGTTGCCACCCCAATTATCCCATGCCCATACTTCTTCTGTGCAGTTGCTAGTAAATTTACTCTTCCTTTAGCATACATTTTTGCTTGATTTGGGTTATTGCTGATATTAGTGCTTTTTTTTAAACTCATCTCCGTAGCTTTTGGATATCTCAATCTGTCATCTAATGGAGAATAAACATACAACTGCATTAAGTTCGAGTACTCCCATTATCTAAACCAAGTCGCAATCATGCCTATATTTATCGTTCAACAAACTTTTGAGCCACCAGACCGTATTAATTAATATCTCAATAATGCATACTAGTTATTTGTCGTTATATTTTTTACGGTGATTGTATTCATGTGAGATTATGAAACTATCTATGGATGAATTCTCTATCTCTTTATGTATGATGGCAATGCTAAAGGGGTGCGGCGAGGATCCATAcggacgtgtatttagtcccatcgattattcgctgggtagatcttaggtgctcatacaggatcaaggaactcaaataatatcttcaaaCCAGTCATTTTAGGTGAAATtctgaattgttacaaatgatatcagagcaagATTCTGAATTGTTACAGGTGCAAACCCCCACCTCCGGCTATTCAAAATTACCCTTCTTTAAGGCTTTGTGTTGCTCTTGTTCGAGAGCCGGTCGACAAAAAATAAACAGGGGAGGGTGGGGCATAGGTGGTTGATGGGATTATAAAAACAAGATAAAAATCGGATAGAGGAGTTATTTCACTACAAGCAAAACTTAGAGAATGAGAGAGATTCATCCAAAGTTTAGAGAGTTCGATAATtgagaatgaaataaaataaaaaaataagataaaatgaagtagaaatatTGTTCattataatatttaatttttttccctAAAAATTGATAGTGGGAACATCACCTCCCTTAATCAATGAGGATGTGAACTCCAAAAGTCCAAGATGGGCTTAGGAGAGGATGCCAATATTTGGTCCTATTGGAACATCAAATCAAGAATAAGCAAGAACGgagaaactgaaaaaaaaaaaagagaaaatttattattagtttgaaatctgaagtgtttttttttatatatttagtaaAGACAACATAAATAATTATAGACTTGCATCTAGTGTGTGCGAATTAGTGAGTAGTAccaattgatttttttattaaaaaattaaataattatttggcCAAGAAACAAATTGTAGGTGATTCATTAATTTTCTAATAATTCAGTATGGTATATGTCACAATATTTCCGTTCTTCTTTTCTCACAAGTGGAATCTGGGCTTTGGATACTTTGTGATTAGGTTGGTTAGACCTTTCTTTCACGttagaagccgaaaatgatttCATGAACCAAGATACTCTTTCTTCTACCCCATATTTGTATTTTGTAATGGTGTCCATGCTCCAACTTGGTCCCACATCTTCACCTTGCCCATAAAATCATTTCATTTGCCtgtatttattttgtattattgccaaaataataaataattctctttaaataaaatttataaaagtaTTTCTCAGGAAAGATTTGTAATTAGGATGTAGAAGCAGTGCCAAACATGTCCACATTTCCACATATAAGAGATAAACAAACTTTTCATTTTCCAAAATATAAAGATAAAAATTTTGCATTGACGAATCTCCTTTTCGTGGTAAAAGAGTAATAGACCTTTAGACTACCTGTAAAAAGAGGAACTTGTTCAATACATGTTAAGAAACCTATTAGCAGGCTATTACTTGAAGTAATATTCTCTTGTTTTTGAGAATAAGCCATAAGGTACTCTTTAGCAAGAGCAATTTTTGTAAATATTTTCACCAAGGCAATCATCTTGATCATGAGAAGGATCCATTTGTGTCATGCGGAGTGagacccaatagtcccacattggaaaaactcgttccagagcctgggcatatgaggtgggtgtctcctaatcccgcagatgcgttttgggtggaaaacaaaatcggaaaggggtgaaggacgcttgcgtgaagcttcggaaccggacaatatctggcaggggagcttcgtgtttccccctcatatgggcactaggtgcctcacgtgctccgcgcaggcgggggcgtgacatttggtatcagagccgaggacggctcttgtccgatggtcggaagggtgtgaggccaatagtcccacatcgaaaagactcgttccagattctgggcatatgaggcgggtgtctcctaatcctgcagacgcgttttggatggaaaacaaaaccaaggaggggtgaaggatgcttgcgtgaagctccgaAACTGGACAATATCTGACAGGGGAGCTCCGTGTTTTCTCCTCATATGGCCCTcatgtgggcactaggtgcctcacgtgctccaCGTAGGTGGGGGCGTGACAATTTGTTTACGTATAGTTTGAGAATATTGAATGAGAATTCCATTAGGACATGAAGTTTAGCtgctatagatttttttttaaggttATTCACATATATGGTGTAAAATAAAGACATTGGCATGCACATTACATGCCACATTACAATATTGTTTTGCATGTGGCACAAATAATCACAATTCACAAGGATAGTTATATCAATTAAGATGGTTTAAAATTCAACAAGCAGTATGGGATCTTGAACCAATTAATTTGATTTATCTAAAGATTAAATTTAAGCTTGAGTATTTATTAACTAACCCCTTggtcctaaaagcttaagttCTTCACTAACGGGTCAATAATAAATAGAAGGTTTaacattctttttcctttcttcaatgCGGCTTAGATGGAAGGATGAATAAGTTGAGATAACAATTTAAACATGTCAAGATGAAAAatgaataaattaaataaataattaacttTGAGAGATTTTGTGCTCATGATCTCTAGCAAACTTATCTATGATTCCATGATAACCAACCATGGAATGCCAAAAGCTTAGATTTTCAGAAAATGAGCCAACAAGTTTAATCGCTTGACCTCATTTAAGCTTAAAAACAAGAATTGCTTAGTTAAGTAATTTTTAATTGACAAATTTGGGTTTATATACATATTcacattttattttaatatgtaGTAGTAAAGGCAGCATTAGCAACACCAATAGTAGCAGTAAAAACACAAACAGAAACGACATGAAttgtaaataagtaaataaaattttagttcaaacaAAAAATTTGATCTCGCTAATTCGTATGAAGAAATATTTGGTAGAAACCTAACATATGGCATGATAAATCTTACAAAGAAATAGTTTGTTACTCTTGGTTCTCACTGTTTTATATCGATTGATAGATCTATCAAGGCTACTTGAAGTAGAGATGACTTTTGCTTCATGGATTTGCATTACCTCTCTCTCTATATTTTTTAATGAATCATGGAAGAACTTTTCCCCACAATTCATGACTATGTTGCAAAAATGCCTCCTCCCCTTTTCAGACTGCCAAATTTATTTTGTGTACATGCACACACGCGTGTTCTAGTCTTCTAAGGCATGTCTCAATCACTCATTCATCTCttcattttataaaaaattatacaatgttagaatttttttctaaaaaagtatAATTACAACTACTCCTTCCTTTTctcacatcaaaaaaaaaataaaaaaaaatactacttcctttttcttttggaaGTAACTAGTAGGCAATATAAATGTTTGATGGAATTCctcatattaaaaaaaactactacttcctttttcttttggacTAACTAGTAGGCAATATAAAAAATGCAAGCAACAAAAACAACCAGAAATTAAAGCAGCAATTTAAAGTATATTGTATTTTGAGAATTTAATGATACCATGCACTATAGCATATCTTACTCGTGCAACTTAATACCTCCATCATAtgatgtgagacaaatgcttctttttcatcttttaaGAAGCAAGTCTATGTTACTTCAAATCCAAGTAACTAGCTTCATAGAACTCCATGTCATGCTCACTCTCGCAGACACACATACACACGCTCTTCCTCTCATGCCCATATAGGGGCATATAGTGCTAGGTATACTATAATTGTTTTTTTCTCTTAGTGCCTTTAAAACCGTCATCTTTAAGCACATTTAATGGACGACGAAGATAGACACATTACTACGTTGGGCACCTTTGGAGAATTGGAAAAGAGCAAATATGATAAAtaatactgattcaagtttatGCAGCATCTTTTTCCTAAAAATGTAACGCTAACATTGCCAAATAAATAATAGACCAATTAAAATTACATAGTTGCATGTGAGTCCTAAAATTAGTGATGGCAATTCTCAACCTAGACTTGGCagctcctccaaatatatcGAAAATAAATCAATTTCCGTGAAGATTTGATCTACTCATAATCCAAATTAACAATTTCAGTCGGAATAAAATGCTTatcttctgaatttcataattcATGGATAGTTGTGATTTAAATTCTTTTGTTTATTCTAGAACATTTCAGTAGGAAAATAACAAAagcaaatcatgcatgaaactaACCACATAAGCAGCTTTATCTGCACCAAAATGTTATAATAATCATATTATCATCGCAGCCGTCAGGTgaagtaaaaaagaaagaacaattAATCACAAGGGTGATGATTTCAAAGATCGTATTTACCCTGTATCATAGTCTTTTCTCTTTCTGAGAACGCTATAAatacaacaacaaaaaataatagACTAAAGAGGGTTATGATGTGGAGAGGCCACCATCCATGCCCCTATCATTCTCCATCATCAAATAATGGATTAAAATAAGACGGCAGctgataaatattatattatttttcatgtATCATCGTTATCCATGTATTATCGAATCGAAATGTACTCGTGTGACCCAATCGGGCGCTGGCCCGCGAGTTCCACCGTCCCCCTCCTTCCCCGTTGCCGAGATGGACGGCCCAACAGCATCGCACGTGTTAAATTACGCCAGGCCCGTCGGTCGCCCGCGACCGTCGGTAAAGATTCGAGCAAGAGTAGGACGACACAGAGACCCACATCATAAGCGACGGATGGTTACACGTGTACTATCAGGAGAACGCATTACCGTCCGTCGGCGTATGATTTTTTTCCCCCCTCCTCTTCCGCTCTTTTTGGCTGGTGAGGTGGACTGGAAGAGTCGCGTCAGAGGGATGATACGATGATGGAACGAATCCTAAAGCCTGTAAGTTCAGTCACCGCAAGCCGAAAGGTGACGCGTCCTCTCAGGCATCTTTTCTGACAGCTATTCCGAGCTGGGAGATTTCCATTAGCTTGCCTTCTAGTCAATCGTTTGAGGTAAATTACGAAAAAGCCACTGCTCTTACGGAGGTGACATTTTTGAGATTTTGGAATATTGACGCTTAGAGGAAAAGCCTGGCGGCAAAGGCTTGGACGGGCTGTATGTTGGGCGAGTGCACCTTTCATGGAGCTATATGTTTATGGAGAGATAAATAATATTACACTGAATGATATGTTATACGGTCCATCATTTTGGAGGTTTTATTTGGAGAACTATGAGGCTGTCCAGATTTAAGAGCCTATAGCGAATCCAAAGATCCCAACATAAATGTATTTGGAGTTTCAATgcataaataagaaaaaaataataaatttcttAGGTATGAGAGGGCTTAATGCATTTATAACTATAAAGATAGCTTCCAAATGCATTAAGGCGCTCACCTAGAAGGTCGTCTAAAAGTTGAGCTGAttctactttttttctttttttttttcttgcactctaattttttttttctgattttaggAGCTACACTCCCACATGATGTATGTGGGTTTCTgctgcaaaaaaaaatttaaaaaaaaacttggacGGGCCAATATGTCTAACAAGTATAGCATACTAATTGTTTTGCACTTCGCATGATAGAGTGAAACGTGTAACTTAAATGTCGTGCAGTTATCCATCGTTTCATGAAATGAACTAGAACTTCACCGCTGTCTCCTGTCGGTGCTTCTGCATATGCCTGCGTTAAAGCAGCCTAGGCTTCTTGCATAAGCCTCGCAGTCTAGTGCGAGTTGGTGGagaaaactctctctctctctctttctctctctcttctctttgattttattaaatttttttttttcttatgtgaTTAACTTGTGATGGTAGAAAAGGGGAGTCCTTCTGGCTTCAAACAGTAGCTTTGGGTATGTATATTTCATAATTCAatgttaaatttaatttttaatgctTATAAATATATCACTTAATATTCTCTTGTCGAGCTGTCTTGTTCCGttgtccctctcctctcctctaccTTCCGATTTCTCTCGATTTCTTTCCTTCATTCCAACCTCATCTATTTCAGGGCGTTTGTTTCCGCAGGGACTAGGAAAATACAGACAAGGCAACTCCCACAGTCTCAATTATTCTCCGCGATTCCTTCAATTATTCTGCCCTTCTACGgtgacatagatttttttttttttggtggttcGTAACTTGGCATTTTGGGCCGCCGCAGAAGATTCGGAGCATAAAGAGAGATCCGTGTGTTGGGAGACGGGTGCCTCTCCTTTCCCTTCCGAATTCTACGGTGGAAGAGGCGGAGATTAACGAAGAGATCCCACTTTCGCCGGCGGTCTCCTCCTCTGGCTCGACGAATCTTCTTCAGCCTCCGAGTCAGCCTTCGCCGACGCAATTTAAGGAAAGATTCGCTGTCCcccctgtttttttttctttaccctCTATAAACTTCAATTCGTCGACCCGGAAAAGACAAAAGATCTAGAGAAGATGATGCTAGGGAGGACGAAGAGCCCGGCGGCGGCGAAGGAATTCAGCCCCGTGAAAACTTTTCCGGCGGCCGTGCCGGGGGCGGATGAGGCGCACCAGTGGGAGGTCCGGCCCGGCGGGATGCTGGTCCAGAAGCGGGACCCCGACTCCGTCGCCGCCGCACCCACCATCCGCGTCCGCGTCAAGTACGGCGCCGCCTATCACGAGATCTATCTCAGTTCCCAATCCACCTTCGGTAATCCCCGAATCAGCTCTTTTAGAAATCTCTTTGTTCTAACGTCGCTAGTCAATTAATTGCATCGATGAATTGGGGCAGGGGAGTTGAAGAAGCTCCTATCGGAGAGAATTGGACTGCATCCAGAAGACCTGAAGGTGGTGTacaaagagaaggagagggatcCCAGCGCGTATCTCGACATCTCCGGCGTGAAGGACGGCTCCAAGGTGGTGGTCGTGGATGACCCCGCCGGCCGGGCCAAGCGCTTGCTAGAGATGCGCCACCGGGCCAAGATTGCCAAGGCCTCCAACTCCATCTCCCAGATAAGCCTCGAAGTCGACAAACTCGCGTCCCAGGTCACCCACATTCCCGTTCAAAAGCGCGCTCCTTTCTATCTTTGTCCCTTACATCGGTCTAATTTCTTCCAAATGTCTCCGGCAGGTATCTGAACTAGATGCCATTGTAACCAAAGGTGGAAAGGTTGCTAAGAAAGATGTGGCGAACCTCATCGAGCTGCTGATGAATCAGCTGGTTAAGCTGGATGGCATCGTCGCCGATGGGGATTTGAAGCCCCAGAAGAGAATGCAGGTCAAATCCAATTGCCATTCAATCGAACCATTAAcaagtttgtttgttttttttgtttttttgcatGGAATGTGAAGTTTGCTGATCTATTTTATCGAGGTTGTTGGTTGTTTGGGTTGGACTGCAGGAGAGGAGAGTGCAAAAGTATGTGGAGAAGCTGGATGTGCTCAAGGTGAAGAATGACGCACTCAAGACAACCAACGAGCACATGCCTGCGCAGCAGCCACCGCCGTCGGCGGTGACGACGAAATGGGAGACTTTTGATTCTCTCTTCTCGCCAACCACCCCGGCCACCATCACTCCGGCGACGGCCACCCCAAATGCGTCATCCGTCCCTTCCCCGAGGTTCGATTGGGAGTTGTTTTAAGTATAGATAGGAAAATGGTTAGTGGAAAGTTTTCTTCTGGAATGGTCATGGCCGCCCTGCTTGGCATCAGGTGGGTGGATAGTAGTCCAATATATGATTGGGTTTGATTGGtctacttttttcttttcttcccctctTAGCTAAGcttcttcttctattctttTTATGTGTGTACAAACTCGATTTTTGGAAGAAGAGATCTGTTCCATAGGACTCCTCTTGTTAAGGTTGGTCCAAATGAGAAATAAATGGATTGATTTATAGTGATGGAGGTTTATTCCCGGTCTTCAAATATATTTCTCCTCGTGCAGATAAAGTTGCGGTATATCATTGTTAATGTCATCATTGAGTTCTGAAAAGGGTGTTCATGGCTTTTACAATCTCTTTTGTCAAGCCTCAATTACTTCAATTGCAGCAGATTTTGAGGGAAAATGAGAAGTGTTCATATTATTAGTTAATCATAGTCTTTTTAAAAGAGCAGCAACAGCTTCATCATAATTATCTGTGCAGATGTGACTCAGAGATCCCTTGCTTCATGTGTGCTTGGAGTAATCTTGGGTTAGGGATAAATGATATCTCAACTATATGTCTTTGTCGAAACTTATAAATTTGTAGCTGTAGAGGTTAGGGGTAGTGGGGGATTTCGTAAGCAACAGGGCAAGGATGAGATGTGGGTGGACCTCGAGTTGCAGGCCATCGTGTCTTATAAGCCTCGGAATGAGTTGGTCCTTCTGGTCACCTTTGTTTCCCAGTTCCCACCATATCATGGCTTGCTTTCTGAAACGAAAGCAGCATGTCGGTCGAAGGCCGTTCTGCCAGCTGATGGCTTAGAAAAAGCTTTTTGGAGACGGGGTCGTCTCTCATCCTTGCaaccctttctcttttttttttttgttggtcttTCTGGCCCCCTCAATTATGCATTATCTTATCACAGAAGGTAGTTCCTGTGAACTAATATGCCATCTAAAATGCTAGATTCTTAcgttttttaatgttttttttattttggaacaATAGTTTTGGATTGTCGATTATAACGACCAATCATGTACTCACGCCAAGAGTATGAGAAGCATAGCAGAGTTGCCAACATGATTTATCTCAATGGATTAGCAATCTTCTCCTCATGGGAGAGGTCTGGAATTTGATCCATTTGATTGCACCAATGAAAGGGCTTCATGCTATGTGAAATTTTATCAAGTTTGGATCAGCTTTAAGTCTCATGAACTTTCCTTTGAAGTAAACCCAACTGGACTTAAAGAATGGCTTAATGCTTGTTGTGCAGAGTTGACCCAAGTTAAATAAATTCATATCTAACTTGACCCAAAACCAACCCAACGCATGGATTCCAAATGCAGCAAGAGATATTGATTCATCCTGTCTTGCGTCGGTGATTGTCCATAGTGAAAAACTTTGGAGACTAACGGTTTATTAAGGGAGATATCCGGTCTGATTGGGTTAGGGTTTTACGAAATCGAGACCTGTACCTGTTGATATTTTGAGTCTAATTTTTATTCCACACCTAGTTCATTGAAGgatcgggttcggattcggatcaCAAAAATGTAAATCGGCCAGGATCAAGTAGAAGTCAGGTCCAAATACCAATTGGGTATCAAAtactatattttaaatattaattaagctaaaaaaatctattatttAGAACATTTACCAATAAAACATCCAATACATaccacaaaaattaaaatagcaAGCACTTGATGGTTATTTATATTATGATGATAGACTAAAAGTTGAAAAGATAATTTTACTTAAAGGCAAATAAAATTAGTAAACATGCTCTAAAATGCcattacttttttattttttaattgaaagatatataaataaaattgctattatatatgtatatgtgtatgtgtatggtatgaatgtacatacatatatatatatacacatatgtatgtatgtatgtatgtatatatgtacgtGCATTTCTTTAAATAAACCAAGTAAACTTATGCAGGTTCTTGTTGATCTTGGGTTGGTCAAGTACACAAATCTCAAGCTCAAACCCAACCTGAAAGCTTCAACGGGCTTGATTTTGATTTCGTACCTAACTCAGTCATCATCAGGTTTGGGTTGGATCTGGATCAAGTACTAGGTCTGCAAGTTGAAGTAAGTTCTATAAATAGCTCTAAAAGCTCTCTCTgtcaaaatgaaacatctaaggGCTGTCATGACTGCTCTTCTTTcctcaaaaaaattaatttcgtAGAAAAGTTTTCGTACGTCTTTGTTCATTGCATTGCTAACTATTTAACAATTAATCCTCCCAAATCACAATAGTATCTGGAGAAACAAGAGTTGCTGCATCCCCAGGTCTCCCTCTTGTCCCCTGTTGATGTTCAGATTTAGGACAATAAATGTTTCAGAAAACAAATTGTCTAAAAATCTTTTACATTCTTTTTCCGTCTCATGGATATCATATCATGTTATAGTCTTGTAGACAAATGAGAAATAATGACTATATTTTCCAGACTCTGTAAGCTGATTTGtgttgttttatattttatcccaACATGCATGGGATAAAAGTTGCCAGCCAGTAGCCAAATTTCTCGTAGCTTAAAGagatttgaactctttgataAAAAAAGTAAGCCGACCCTAATTCATTTCACTGGTAGAAGAGTGAAATAAGAACTAAAGCCATCTAAATTTAAACTTCAAATTAGAAAGCAACTGCTTGCCTTGCAAAATCATATAGCTGTAGACAAAAAACCAAACTAGAAAAGCACATATTACAAGAGCTAAAGCTACATACCAacatttaaaacttaaaaaaaacagCAGCAAAGAAGCTTTTATTAGCGACCAAAGTCTTTGTAGGTGCCATCTTTTAACCTGCATCAAAACATTCATGGACCTCACAGCAAA is a window of Phoenix dactylifera cultivar Barhee BC4 unplaced genomic scaffold, palm_55x_up_171113_PBpolish2nd_filt_p 001357F, whole genome shotgun sequence DNA encoding:
- the LOC103716868 gene encoding BAG family molecular chaperone regulator 3-like; its protein translation is MMLGRTKSPAAAKEFSPVKTFPAAVPGADEAHQWEVRPGGMLVQKRDPDSVAAAPTIRVRVKYGAAYHEIYLSSQSTFGELKKLLSERIGLHPEDLKVVYKEKERDPSAYLDISGVKDGSKVVVVDDPAGRAKRLLEMRHRAKIAKASNSISQISLEVDKLASQVSELDAIVTKGGKVAKKDVANLIELLMNQLVKLDGIVADGDLKPQKRMQERRVQKYVEKLDVLKVKNDALKTTNEHMPAQQPPPSAVTTKWETFDSLFSPTTPATITPATATPNASSVPSPRFDWELF